From the Bubalus kerabau isolate K-KA32 ecotype Philippines breed swamp buffalo chromosome 2, PCC_UOA_SB_1v2, whole genome shotgun sequence genome, one window contains:
- the BTLA gene encoding B- and T-lymphocyte attenuator, whose protein sequence is MKASLTVLGTGKLFWGFFLIPHVGIWSINGDKSCDIQLYIKKYSMYVVSSGDPFELECPMKYCADRPTVTWCKLEGNNCLHLGDRLQGSMGWEERKLISVFILHFNQVLASDSGSYRCFVNSSSGFIESHSITINVTDTKNASRPLSKEEMVDRQWILYSLLPLGALPLLITCFYLFCCLRRHQGRQKKLSNSTGRDTNLVDVPQFFRSEPTEINIMESSQTLHLETGIYDNDPWFRVRRESGVYFNPSLEENKQGIVYASLKHSVIGMNPRQATHVQEAPTEYATICVRS, encoded by the exons GAGACAAGTCATGTGATATACAACTTTACATTAAGAAATATTCCATGTATGTTGTATCATCAGGGGACCCATTTGAACTGGAATGCCCTATGAAATATTGTGCTGATAGACCTACTGTGACCTGGTGCAAGCTTGAAGGAAACAATTGTTTACATCTTGGGGACAGACTTCAGGGGTCTATGGGTTGGGAAGAAAGGAAGCTTATTTCagtgtttattttgcattttaatcaAGTGCTTGCTAGTGACAGTGGGTCATACCGCTGTTTTGTGAACTCTTCATCTGGATTCATTGAAAGCCACTCAATTACCATTAATGTGACAG ATACAAAGAATGCCTCAAGACCACTCTCCAAGGAAGAGATGGTAGACCGACAATGGATCCTTTATAGTTTGCTTCCTTTGGGGGCTTTACCTCTACTCATTACCTGTTTCTACCTATTCTGCTGCCTTAGAAGGCACCAAG GGAGACAAAAGAAGCTTTCTAATTCAACAGGAAGGGATACTAACCTG gTTGATGTTCCCCAGTTCTTTAGGAGTGAGCCAACTGAAATCAACATCATGGAAAGTTCCCAAACATTGCATTTGGAAACTGGAATTTATGATAACGACCCCTGGTTCAGGGTCCGGAGAGAGTCTGGGGTTTATTTTAACCCAAGTCTGGAAGAAAACAAACAGGGCATTGTTTATGCTTCCCTGAAGCATTCGGTCATTGGAATGAACCCAAGACAGGCAACACATGTGCAAGAAGCACCCACGGAGTATGCCACCATATGTGTGAGGAGTTAA